One uncultured Fibrobacter sp. DNA window includes the following coding sequences:
- a CDS encoding M23 family metallopeptidase: MKFLKLKFKSYTIQVIPDDSRQIKQYHVSATMLMVIRVVLAVFIVLSIVFIAHIGKMTAKIARYETLKKTDAQLVKVNANYEEVLTHLDSLWLFEERIQNILGTFLENDSNKVNSLIDKSKFVHTPPEKIEVDFEGLHGWKSYEERQRIERLPNILPVVGMISKTFNEETGHNGTDFAAKVGNPVFATGTGTVEFAAEKDELGNTIIVNHGNGYVTSYSHLKDMRTRKGRQVKKGDIIGTIGTTGNASGPHLHYTITKDGVPQNPESFFNY, encoded by the coding sequence GTGAAATTCCTTAAGCTAAAGTTCAAGTCGTACACCATCCAGGTCATCCCGGACGATTCGCGGCAAATCAAGCAATACCACGTCTCAGCGACGATGCTTATGGTTATCCGCGTCGTGCTCGCCGTGTTCATTGTACTTTCTATCGTGTTCATAGCGCATATCGGCAAGATGACTGCAAAGATTGCCCGTTACGAAACCTTGAAAAAGACAGATGCCCAGCTCGTCAAGGTGAACGCCAACTACGAAGAAGTGCTTACCCACCTGGATTCCCTCTGGTTATTCGAAGAAAGAATACAGAACATTCTCGGCACGTTCCTCGAGAACGATTCCAACAAGGTCAACAGCCTTATTGACAAGAGCAAATTCGTGCATACGCCTCCCGAAAAGATTGAAGTCGACTTTGAAGGCCTCCACGGCTGGAAAAGCTACGAAGAAAGGCAGAGAATCGAAAGGCTCCCGAACATATTGCCGGTCGTGGGCATGATCAGCAAAACGTTCAACGAAGAAACCGGACATAACGGCACAGACTTTGCGGCAAAGGTCGGAAACCCCGTTTTTGCCACTGGAACGGGTACAGTTGAGTTCGCCGCCGAAAAAGATGAGCTCGGGAATACTATAATTGTTAATCACGGGAACGGTTATGTAACGAGCTATTCCCACTTGAAGGATATGAGGACACGAAAAGGGCGCCAAGTCAAGAAGGGTGATATCATCGGTACCATCGGCACCACTGGCAACGCATCTGGACCGCATCTTCATTACACGATCACGAAGGACGGAGTTCCCCAAAATCCCGAATCCTTCTTCAACTACTAG
- a CDS encoding polymer-forming cytoskeletal protein, with product MPNKEQEITQIGNSITIKGDILGKSDVRVAGNVQGSVNIEGDLVVERTGRIEGEIKVTSSVIAGTVRGNIDCTGKLVLENSSKFVGNIKTKQLIIQEGAIFQGNCNMGSSEVPPVKEVPAAANGKEKGQQPF from the coding sequence ATGCCAAATAAAGAACAGGAAATCACACAGATCGGCAACAGCATCACCATCAAGGGCGACATCCTCGGCAAGAGCGACGTCCGCGTGGCTGGTAACGTCCAGGGTAGCGTGAATATCGAGGGCGACCTCGTCGTGGAACGCACGGGCCGTATTGAAGGCGAAATCAAGGTCACCTCTTCCGTCATTGCTGGCACTGTTAGAGGCAACATCGATTGCACGGGCAAGCTTGTCCTCGAGAACTCTTCCAAGTTCGTGGGCAACATCAAGACGAAGCAGCTCATCATCCAGGAAGGCGCTATCTTCCAGGGTAACTGCAACATGGGCTCTTCCGAAGTTCCGCCCGTCAAGGAAGTTCCGGCTGCTGCCAACGGAAAGGAAAAAGGTCAACAGCCTTTCTAA
- a CDS encoding metallophosphoesterase: MISKVIRIGQVSDIHIGEDEGFVQGIDVRANFESALKSKSMKDIDLLVLSGDLANEDGEEGAYKYVADLLKDYRVPVCVIPGNHDRLDVMQKYFDLEGKVRDGKCYYRYDICGRTLLFLDSGCGTVSKDQLDWLKVEAAKVNDEILLFMHHPPCLCNHRFMDLKYSLKNIDEVQETLSSIKNIKHIFTGHYHFNFHLQLPSQQEVHVAPSTQMQIDPQAPIFNLMSSAPGWQVIEWGENFVETGVYFN; this comes from the coding sequence ATGATTTCGAAAGTGATCAGAATCGGTCAGGTATCCGATATCCATATCGGAGAAGACGAAGGATTTGTGCAGGGCATCGATGTCCGCGCAAATTTTGAGTCCGCCCTGAAGTCGAAGTCCATGAAGGACATCGACTTGCTGGTGCTGTCCGGCGATCTGGCTAACGAGGACGGAGAAGAAGGCGCCTACAAATATGTGGCCGACCTGCTCAAGGATTACCGCGTTCCCGTATGCGTGATTCCAGGGAACCACGATCGCCTCGATGTCATGCAGAAGTATTTCGATCTAGAGGGCAAGGTCAGGGACGGAAAGTGCTACTACCGTTACGACATTTGCGGCCGCACTCTGCTCTTTTTGGATAGCGGGTGTGGTACAGTTTCCAAGGACCAGCTGGACTGGTTGAAGGTCGAAGCGGCAAAGGTAAACGATGAAATCCTCTTGTTCATGCACCATCCGCCGTGCCTCTGCAACCACAGGTTCATGGACCTGAAGTACTCGCTCAAGAACATAGACGAAGTCCAAGAAACTTTGTCTTCAATAAAGAACATCAAGCATATTTTCACGGGTCATTACCATTTCAACTTCCACCTGCAGTTGCCTTCGCAGCAAGAAGTGCATGTCGCGCCCTCGACACAGATGCAAATTGACCCGCAGGCACCCATTTTTAACTTGATGAGTTCCGCGCCGGGCTGGCAGGTTATCGAATGGGGAGAAAATTTTGTAGAAACTGGAGTTTATTTCAATTAA
- a CDS encoding exonuclease SbcCD subunit D — MKFLHLADLHIGKRVCEHNMLDEQVHILGEVLDIARKESPDAVLIAGDVYDKSVPSAEAVAVLDDFLVKLAATGTKVFVLSGNHDSAERIAFGGRLMQGMGVYMSPVYNGEFAPVTLKDEMGEVDLWMLPFVRPADVRAHLESDEECAAVTDYTSAMRMAIAQMKFTEGRRNVLVAHQFVTGAERSESEENVGGLDNVDASVFEKFDYVALGHIHKSQNVAKDGDGTVRVRYSGTPLKYSLSEATHAKSVTVVELGGNAGNATGDLFAGMRAALQVREVPLKPLHDVREIRGTFAEVVSPECRTAQVAAGNKLDDFVYVKLTDENDVPDAAQKLRGIYPNLMMLDYDNERTRNQQIAVGVEAVEKKSPMQLFGEFFSEMTRREMNSEECEFVQSIVDGIWEGER; from the coding sequence ATGAAGTTCCTGCATCTGGCTGATTTGCATATAGGCAAGCGCGTGTGCGAGCATAATATGCTCGACGAGCAGGTGCATATTTTGGGCGAGGTGTTGGATATTGCCCGCAAAGAAAGCCCGGATGCCGTGCTTATTGCGGGTGATGTTTACGACAAGTCGGTGCCGAGCGCCGAGGCTGTGGCCGTGCTCGACGATTTTTTGGTGAAGCTTGCTGCGACGGGCACCAAGGTGTTCGTGCTGAGCGGGAACCACGATTCCGCGGAACGCATCGCGTTTGGCGGGCGCCTGATGCAAGGTATGGGCGTGTACATGTCACCCGTGTACAACGGCGAATTTGCGCCGGTGACACTCAAAGATGAAATGGGCGAGGTGGATTTGTGGATGCTCCCGTTCGTGCGCCCCGCCGATGTTCGCGCTCATCTCGAAAGCGACGAGGAATGCGCCGCAGTAACGGACTATACTTCTGCTATGCGCATGGCGATTGCGCAAATGAAATTTACGGAAGGCCGCAGGAATGTGCTCGTGGCGCACCAGTTTGTGACGGGTGCGGAACGCAGCGAATCTGAGGAAAATGTGGGCGGCCTCGACAACGTGGACGCTTCGGTGTTCGAAAAGTTTGACTACGTGGCGCTCGGGCATATACACAAGTCACAGAACGTGGCGAAAGATGGTGATGGCACTGTGCGCGTCCGTTACAGCGGCACGCCGCTCAAGTACTCGCTTTCAGAAGCGACACATGCAAAATCCGTGACTGTTGTGGAACTGGGCGGAAATGCGGGCAACGCTACCGGTGACTTGTTTGCGGGAATGCGCGCGGCCTTGCAGGTGCGCGAGGTTCCGCTGAAACCGTTGCATGATGTGCGCGAAATTCGCGGGACGTTTGCAGAAGTTGTCTCGCCGGAATGCCGTACAGCGCAAGTGGCGGCAGGCAATAAGCTTGACGATTTTGTGTACGTAAAGCTCACCGACGAAAATGACGTGCCCGACGCAGCCCAGAAACTGCGCGGGATTTACCCGAACTTGATGATGCTCGATTACGACAACGAGCGCACGCGCAACCAGCAGATTGCGGTGGGCGTGGAAGCCGTCGAGAAAAAATCGCCGATGCAATTGTTCGGGGAATTTTTCAGCGAGATGACGCGCCGCGAAATGAATTCCGAAGAGTGTGAGTTTGTACAAAGTATTGTTGACGGAATCTGGGAGGGTGAAAGATGA